The genomic region aaattaaactgagTAACTAAAATAGTTTTTCACACTGTTCACTTGCtagtttaacaaaaatttagagTTTCTCTTGAAAATGCTCTTAACAAGCTAGACTAGAGAATGCTAGTCTAGAGTATGAGAAAAGTGAAGTCGCTCTAACTAAAATCCTTTTTAACCCTTCTATATTTGGTACGAACTCTCCAACATTTTGGGTTGTTGTGCCAAAacttagaagaagaaaaaaaaatcattttcaacccgaactacaatttttttttttcgtcaaatcaaCCCGAATTAAAAGCAAAGTAACCAAATAAGCGAAATTTGAAAATACACAGAATAAATTAGCCGAAATGCTTACCCCATTTTGTCTTTTAAGTGTCTTTTTAATGTTGATTCAACAGAATACACGATATTAGCTTAACCGAAACACAATAACTAAAAGACCAAATGAATTATATAGCATTTAAGCCAATGGGGGTaggagggaagaaaaagaaagtgaaacttgtatataaatttttataacAAGCTACAATGAAACACAATTTAATATCAATCTCATCACAAATATATCGTGATTATATCTCTACAAGTtggaaacaaatttgaaacgaaAAGCCGCTAAACCAACTAATCGGAAGAACATCAGAAAAAGCAGTTCTTTTACACAATAGTGCGAGAGCTTTTAACTGGGAGTGCACAAAGGTGAACATATCACGTGCCATGTGGTGCCTATATGCACATTTGGATCAGTCTTCCTTGAATCATTGGTCCacatccatttcttcctccaCGTGGGAGGTCTCAATGTAGAAATTTACAAACTGCATAGAATTAGAAGGTTGTGTTCACAACACATTGCCACTATAACAAAGTTTATGGACCATCCCCCACAAAAAGGACGCAAAAAACAATTTgttatttagtactacggtctagccaatgacgaatttgaaccacattactaCTAGCCTATTGTAAGACTAAGTCTACCCCTCCATTTAGTGTAGAtattatcgtttgttcaaaaaattatatatatatatatatcaatcaaTAGTAACTTAGAACCGCGGTCTAGTGATATTAAagtggtatttttctttatttaaaacTGAGAGATTTtagccaaaggtgaatttgaatcacattattgctagctcattatcAGGCTAAGGTTACCCCCTCCTCCTCAgggtagataatatcatttgtttaaaaaaaaaaatgtgagataCAAATCTCGTCATTACGACTAggtcatttttattatttaaaaatgcAATTTACTTTGCAAGTAGTagatttttgagtttttcatgtgcataagatttttctttttactcatTGCGTCTcggatataatttttttttttttctatatacgAAACGCTATAGGAAGAGTCTAAGCCCCAAGACTATCCAATTATCGTTTATATTATAATGATAGAAAAATACAATATACTTTgactaatttactaaaatattaagtatttcttcatattttccaTTTTGTAAGTTACAATGCCATGACAGTTGTACACATGATGATAGAGCAAATGAAGAGGATATTGTTCCGAGGTATTACATCATGACGGTCTGGTCGGTGCACTGGACACTACATTAAAAAGTTGAATACGACCTCTAATGTATTTATATTGTAAATCTTCATTTGTATGAGAAGCAGATGTTCTACACtaatataatttataatttctagtaaaataaaattcaaaattgagtaCAAAAGAGCGAACCGACAGCCTTGACCATTTTATGGAATTGTTTGAAGAAGTAGAGTATATTTCCTTTGAGGCTACGTTTGATACGCTAGAAACAGAGCTTGGGAATGAAAATGGTTGACTTTTCATGTTAAATAAGTCCAAGGTTGGGAAATAATTTCCAGCGTCACGGGAAAATAGGGGAAAGTGAATCCCTCTTCCTCACAGGAAACCAAAAGATGCATTGATTGCTGTCTTTTTTATGACAAATTTGTCTTCCTTAACAATTTAAATTTCCATTACATCCGGAAAAATGATATTTCAAACCTGCTTTCTTATTCTTACCAAACACGGGATAGAAATTTTGCGTTTCCCTCCTACTCGAGAAAGCGGtggaaaatgatttccaatAAGTTTTCTTTCGCGTACCAAACGCAGCCTTAGGGTTTTGGTTGTGAGtggacaaaacaaacaaatgaaataaggaaatACAAAAGCCagaaataaagaacaaaaggCAATTCACTAAAAACAATATCCAATGTCATATCCAACTTGAAAAGGCAATTCGCCAATCGAGTGCGGTCCTAAGTTCGACCGTGACCCGACGGTGTGGAATTCTCACTCTCAccctcactctcactctcaatCCTGagcctttgtttttccttgcctttcttcaacaacttgGGCCTGGGCTTTATGGGCTTATTAAGATAGCCAGCCTGCAAACCCACCATGTCCCTCAAAACCCCAATAAGCTGGGCCTCAATCTCCACCCCATTGGGCTCAAGCGCACCCAGAGCTCTGGCCACAGCCTCCAACGTACTCACGCACCCGCCGAACGGCTCCTTCCTCAGAACCAACTCCGAGTCGTAAATGCTCCCACCGCACGCGCTTTCGTCCACATCCAAACAAACCCTCGTCGCGAACGCCGACAAAAACTCCTCGCTCGCTTTCACCATCTCCCGCGCGTGCTTCCACGTGGCGTCGAACGCGACGAGAACGCGAGGGAGAGGGGAGGCGGCGAGGTCCGATAGGGTGACGGCGGGCGAGGATTTGGTGGGCGGGAAGAGGTATATGGCGGGAGGGGATTGGTCCAGGAGCGGCGAGAGGCCTGGCCGGAGCTTGCGGCCGATGATGGCGGTGGCGTTGGAGAGGCATTTGGTGAGGATTGGGGTTGTGGAAAGCTTGTGATTGGCTTCGTGGGGATGGTGGAGGATTATGAcatgggtttgggtttggatGGGCTGGGCCGGGAGAGATTGGCAGAGGCATACTGGGCCGGGTCGGGTGCAGTTGCTGCATATGGGCCTGGGCCCACGCGGCGTCGGATCGGCTTGGGCGGCGGCGCTGTCGGAGGATATGTCAAGGTTGTTGAGGTCTTCTGATTCCATCTATGAAGCTCGCTGGTTAAGATGCTGTGCGGAGACCAACGGCACCGATTCGTTTTTATGCCCTAGGTAGAGGCTTAGAGCAAGGAAGGCGTCGTTGGTGCGTTTAGAAACGACGCGTCGTTGGGGGCGCTGGGTACTAAATTTGGAAGTGAGATTCAATTCCACAGGGACAGGGAGAGAGGCCccggagggagagggagagagagtgagatgACGACGTCAAAGTTGGAAGAAAGCGAGAGCTCCTGCGACATCTCTCAGTTCCatcacaccccattttactggTACGTCAGTAAAACCAATCAACCAATCAACTAGGCCTTTTTTTATTCGAACTTGGGTGCAAGTGGTGGGAACACTGCCCCCGCGAACTGGCCTAACCCGcgttttctgtttttggtttTCGGCTTTTGTTCTGTGCTGTTGTTCAATTGCTAATCAAATTAATCACCCTTTTTGTACACTTTGTCCGTGTAGTGAGGAGAATGTGTACTTGCTTTGCAAGGAGCTGTGCAAAAAGGGCATCGCAGATGCACAGGGTTCTGATCTTTTCGTCGTTTTCATTTCCAATGACAAGAAACAGGCATGTATTTTGTGTTCCCATGTTACCCCACTCGCCGTTTGTCTTAAAATTTGTGTCTTATTTGTCTTGTTTTTAACAACTTAGCGTTTGTACTGGTGTAAATAAAATGGTGCAGATCCCGTTGTGGCGCCAGAAGGCCAGCAATCGAGCGGATGGGGTTGTTCTGTGGGATTATCATGTCATTTGCGTGCAGAAAAAAGGCAGTGGTGACACACCCGCAACTCATTTAGTGTGGGATTTGGATTCGAGTCTTGCATTTCCTTGTCCTTTAGCAACCTATGTCTTGGAAACGTTCTGCCCCTCATTTCAGACCTTTGCTGAATTGCGAAGGTACTTCATCACTTGTCTGTTTTGCATTTATAGGCAAATGTTCTAATGATACTACTTGGGATGTTATGTTGTGAGGTTATTGCAACATAACATACCATATATCTTATAAGTTTGTTACCCTCTATTTATATTGATATCTTTGCGGTTAACGTGATGCAGGTGTTTCCGGATTGTGCATGCCCCAATATTCCTTCGTTTCTTTGCTTCTGATAGAAGACACATGAAAGATTCTAATGGAAATTGGCTTCGTCAACCTCCTCTCTATCAGCCTATTGTTGCGCAGGGTAAGTGCTAAATTCCTCTGATGCTTTTATATGGTTTGATGACGGTGCAGTCGTTTTGAATCGTCACTtcttagaaaaattaaaatgtgtggaactccctttttttctttttcttgcgaTCAAGCAACTCCAATctaatttgtttttgtagtaATGTCAGATAAGATTGAAACTTATGTGATTCAATAGCCACTATTGATTCCTACTAGTAATAAGTAGATGGAAGGTGCATAATTTGCCGAGTTCAGGTTCATGCCAAAATCATGCTTCTTGTGGCGATTGTTATAAGTTCTGTTTATAATGAAAgagaataattatatatatatatatatatatatttatattcccTAATGAGCTACATCAGTCACTTGAGAACCATTATCTGATTCTTGATTCTAGGATTGTCATTTCTTGGAACTCCCCTTGTTTCGTTATGCGGTCAAGAGGGGGAATCCAATCTAATTTTGCTCTTGTAGTAATGTCAGATAAGATTGAAAATTGAGCCACATATGTGAGTTAAGAAATTTGTTTGACATCTAGAAAGTAGCTGAAATCAAGCTTCTTATGGTCGATTGTTATATCTTCTGTTTATAGAGACGGAGAATAGTTTTATATAAATCCTAATGAGCTAGAGCAGTCAACTAAGAACTATAATGTCCTCTTTTACTTTCCCTTTCTTAGTAGCGTAATTATTTTGTTCTGGCATTGAACTTCTAAAAGCTATTTGCCAAGCGAGGTGGTGATGGAGTGTCCAAGTGAAAATTCAATATATTAGAGTCTTTCTACTTTCCTTTGCAATAAATGCAGTGTAGTCTGCAAGTTAATTGTAATGTATTAGGTGTCATAAATTAGTCTTTAGAATTCCTAAGGATATTACTGCGGATCTTTACATTCATGTACCAATTAGCCTATAAAAGGGGCTACTTTGTAAGCTTTTAAAAATAAGATTGTTAGTAAAAAAAGTTCTGGGTTTCCTGCTTGTGTGTGAAGCACAGCAACCTTGTAGTGATTCCAAGGCACCTTCGGTGTGAAGCTAAAGGCCGTTGTGATGCCGGAATTTTTCTAGTTTATTtgttggagtgattccaatacACCTTTGGTGTGATGCCAAAGGCCGGAGTGAGTCCGGATCTCTTCTATTTCTACATCCCTTCATATTGTCCTGCATCAGGTGATGAGTAATGCACAACAGAATTGGATTTATTTTTTCCTGGGTTTTGTAAACTTGTGCAGATGGGACTGTACACAACCTGGATGGTTACTTT from Pyrus communis chromosome 9, drPyrComm1.1, whole genome shotgun sequence harbors:
- the LOC137745210 gene encoding tRNA-uridine aminocarboxypropyltransferase A; its protein translation is MESEDLNNLDISSDSAAAQADPTPRGPRPICSNCTRPGPVCLCQSLPAQPIQTQTHVIILHHPHEANHKLSTTPILTKCLSNATAIIGRKLRPGLSPLLDQSPPAIYLFPPTKSSPAVTLSDLAASPLPRVLVAFDATWKHAREMVKASEEFLSAFATRVCLDVDESACGGSIYDSELVLRKEPFGGCVSTLEAVARALGALEPNGVEIEAQLIGVLRDMVGLQAGYLNKPIKPRPKLLKKGKEKQRLRIESESEGESENSTPSGHGRT
- the LOC137745211 gene encoding protein N-terminal glutamine amidohydrolase, producing the protein MTTSKLEESESSCDISQFHHTPFYCEENVYLLCKELCKKGIADAQGSDLFVVFISNDKKQIPLWRQKASNRADGVVLWDYHVICVQKKGSGDTPATHLVWDLDSSLAFPCPLATYVLETFCPSFQTFAELRRCFRIVHAPIFLRFFASDRRHMKDSNGNWLRQPPLYQPIVAQDGTVHNLDGYFQIRATDAVTRTGVDVTNAVFTEKLGVVVTENQLEEFFSQIP